The sequence TTGGCGTTGTATTTATCATCCTAGACGAAAGCATCtatttccaaaatttcaatttatacATTCCTTACTTATAATACTTACAATAATGGTCAATGTGATTATAATGAACTAGTGAATCACATTTCAACCTCCGTAGTCGTATTCGTTCAATATTCATTCGTcgtttccaaaacaaatcttccCCTCCGTTGAAAATGCGAGCGTACTGCTGCGTATTAGCTCACAGCATCCTTTTCTCAAGTGAGAAGCATTCTCAATCTCTCGCACAAGGATGCTGTATCCCATCCAGCATTCGTAAAACATTCATCTCGAGCATGGTTCGTGACATGGCAATGCGTGGAGGATGGCTATAAAAGCAACAGGGATGCTACGATTCTGCTCATTTCCTATCGAATACTTATTGAGACCAAATTCAGTCTAACGGAAACAGTCGAACTTTTCCTAAAGGATAAATTGTTTATAGTGTTAATGAAAACCAATTAAAGTTAAAATGCTGACCTGTGAAAAAATGGATAACAACAACCTTTCCCCGAATACTGGAATTACAACCGGGGCAggcatcaacaacaacaacagcagcgaGAATATCTACATCGATATTCCAACGCCGTCGACCAGAAGTGTTTCGCCACTGTCGTCCTCCTCACCGGGCAAGGATAAATCGTTCGGTTTCTTTCACAACATCTATCGGAAAATAAGCTTAAAATCGAGTGAAGAAATCACAAGTGCTCGTGAAATAGACTCCCGTAGTTCCTCGGTAGACTCGTGTTCCTCACTCAGTGACCGTCTGCAAGAACCACCTAAGCAGCGAAGATCCAGTCCTTGCGTTAAACTCTCCGAACAGATAACCACACTGGACACATCGGGTACGTCCTCCGATTCAGTAAATAATTCTGATAAACCGCGACGTACGACCCGGCGGTCCTCTGTTCGCAAACTGTTGGAATCCCTCTCGATTGGCACCCCGACGAGGGTCCGGTCGCTGTCCTGTAGCAGCACTTCGGTGAACCTTCACAGCAGTCAAAAATGCCTTAAGCAAAAAGCTGAATCGAAAGCATCGCTGTTCAGCTCGAACAGTACCTCGGTCAGCACAACGACCAACAGCAAGCCACCGCCGAAGAAAATCCTCCGCAGGCCTGTTTCCTACACATACATCCGGGGTATCTCCGGACTGCCTACTCAACGTGTTCCCAGGTCTTCCATCTGCTGTAACTACTACTCACGTTAGTGGGGACCACATTGGCCCTCCAAAGCGTCTCAAATGTCGCCATATCACAGCTTAACGGAACTACGGATAGTTATGTTACCCTTCGGAAGCGAAGGGATTACGGAACAGCTGAACGAACTCAACTGACTGATTTGTGTACATGCATGGGACTAGATGTGTTAAGTGATTTTAGAAGATTTTGTGACGAACACAACTCGATTGGCATTCGGTACCTTggaaatttgatagtttttatgCCGCCACAACTGATTGGATAACTGTGTTGAGTAGTTTGTAGAAGAGAAATTACGAAAGCAAAGCAAAGTTTAATAACTATGGTCGCTCGGACATTTAAAGTGCAATTAAAATACTCTTTATTATTAGAGGGCTTCGCAGCACTCGAAGTTTAAGGAACAGACATAAAATTGACCAATATTAATTATTATGAATCGACGGAAGCAAACGAATCTTTGTTTGATAAATTAGTGATAAAACTAGCTAAGCACACTACTAGTGTAAAAAAGTAAAGATTAATGATCGATGATGTGCATGAAGTCaagatgaaatgaatatttgagCTAATTTTCAATGCTATGTAGGACAAGTGTGTGGTCGACAAGGAGCTGATAAAACACCAAACAATCTTGCGTTCCATGATGTTACGGTAAATACTATTTCTAGAAAATGTACTCCATAATTGTGTTATATCGTTTTGTCTATTTATATTGGAGTTGTCACACTTGTAAAAATAGTAAAATAGGtgcaaaatatcataaaaagaaaatatgacaaatgtaAAATAATTCAAGTTCTCCTTATTTATTGTAGATAATTTTAAACTtccaataaaatttcgaatcgaATTGTTACTTATCACAGTAATTGCCATCTTAATCCCAATAATATCTATCCGAAAGTCCAAACTACTAACTCATTTCATTTATGTAGCTTACatataaacagataacactgaatcaacaatttgacgccagaATATGAAGGGGAAGGGAGGTAtcttggaccaccagttcgatgGCTCATATTTAGAACCACTGAGTgtaaattcctcttggtggtccaaaataagagccccgtaagggtggtccaaaatacatcctttaccctacacggttcgaggccattGCTCGTCAAGTTGTTCTGGTCAGCCCACCTTCTTGTATCTGTCGGGTCGGAAACAAACATCatcagggttgctgtccggcattcttgtaaCATTCCCTGCCCATCGTATCTTCCCGGCttcagctaccttctggatgctgggTTCGCCATAGATCTGGGAAAGCttgtggttcatccttcgccgccacacatcgtattcttgcacaccgccaaagaaaAGCCCTAATCACGCATCCCTCGAATACtccaagtgcttgcaagtcctcctcgagcatggtccaagtcTCATGTCTCcagtcttatgagcgttttgtagatgacacatttggtgcaggTGTGAAtatttttgaccgcagtttcttctggagccggTAGTAGcacgcccaagtaacattttaagttttataacacccttgaagaccataatttactctacaagagtgttataaaccaGTACAAAACTGATGCTTTAATACATGCCaagtaatgaaccattaattcggtcttataattggccttttccactttaagtcaacttttagggctgtgttttttacaagcatatatagcttcatggttacttgggtaggtCGTACGACGGCggccgtcggtaccgaacattattGATGATGGATAGTTTTGGACGCAATTTAACCAATTTGTTAGCGCCATgttctgacgtcgataatgtcggagaagtgccgtccatcaatcagagaGAGGAGTGATGATcttcaggtgtaccgatacggaaagCTGTGGAATTTGCAGTAGCCATCAAGCaagtacagtgcgtgtgttATTCGTCGCGAGCAGAAGAAAGAATATCTGTTTGATATTTGGTGGATCATgcgcttgtattgcgctttgctccggtcgagacAAGTGCAATCTTCCATAGTTTGTAGTAGCTATCGGGCAAGTAAatacagagtgctgcgcgtccgttcggtcgtccattttcatatgccaccgggcgtgcatggaTTAACTTTTTTTCTCGTCGCGATGCAGCATCCAATAGATTTCATCGCtcaccgaagtgaatccagattaaaattattctttgttACTAAAAGGACATCCTGTCCCacgacaatcgtggagatgcagaggtatactcggtctttagtagcaacgagagtcgaaaTAACAATCTTTCTCTTCCCTTATGACTTATGAccataaggacgtggccggcgccgttattgactttcaatatttgagctcccaaaacgtgtacattgagaatgggtagcttaTTTTATTGTGCTCTCTGTACagtttcgcaagttctagtcaatcacggagtagcaacaacGAATTGTGAGGTCATAATCCTCATGCTcatgtaccgatacggaaggctgtgttgaaagtaggtgctgcaaatggccatatttttggaggcggcgaaattaattagtcgtaggccgtttttgtTCGTCAGTCGGTGAGCgttgaactttccaatagtcggcaGTTTTGTcacatttaaatctgtatttcGGAAGTAAAAAATCTGTATTATGATTAAGAAATCTGTATGTGAAATCTGTATGATAGAATGTGACGGACAAATATTCCAGTATTTAAATGTGCTTTTCattatttataaaattaaaattattcttcttcttattggcattacatccccacactggaacagagccgcctcgcagcttagtgttcattaagcacttccacagttattaactgcgaggtttctaagccaagttaccatttttgcatccgtatatcatgaggctaacacgttgatacttttatgcccagggaagtcgagacaatttccaatccgaaaatttcctagagcgacaccgggaatcgaacccagtcaccctcagcatggttttgtttTGTAGCCGTAGTAATTAAAATTATCTTTCTACCAATTTCACCAATCGCACCAATCTCTTCTTCGATTATGTTATGGTGGTTGAATAACTTCCAGATTCAGTTGTATttggttttcaaaataatttaaaaaaaattcaagtggCTCGATTCTTGGGTTTAAAATTGTTCCGCCTTGGGTTTAAAAATGTTGTGCTGTTGCTGATAATTGAGATATAAATGAACAATTGGAGTATGAATGCTATGCTCCAAAGGCATAGGCTtgctaatccggagatgacgagtttgattctcggtccggccttGTATATTTTTAGGCGAGTAACATGCTCGGCTCTCTGGGTACAGGGTTTTGATTATATGTACAtatcacacaagatacatattcatgcactTGTCGGCAGGGATgtcagatttgaagacatgtcttcaatttgaagacatttgaatctctgtgaagacatttatttcatgaagacattttgaagactttttaaaatattttcttcttatttaaagatacttgaagacaatcaataagccagcgaatggaaaatataatttgatgaCTAACTTATAAATTTTGTGACTTCTATATGCAGAtcatataaatatttcaaaagttttaCATAATAGACTAATGTTTCTTAAAATTTCAAACGTAAAAACACCAGCCGGTTGATAAGGTTGACAATTGCAACACATTTTAGTTATGTGCTGGTTAAAAAAATCCCGATGGCAgcattcgtttaaattttccttggtagcggtggcgttttcgacgtgtctgctaaaaaggtatttcgatcattgtatcagaacgcaatgaccaatctaatttatttcaaacggCTAAAAAAGACAGAATTTTACTATGAGTTGTTGGGCTAGAAccattttttctttaatttatttataattcatctgatcttttcggtATTCCCAGAATACCCGacgagaaaaaaatttttttttgaagaactcgatgattttttccgtggatttaacaagaaaaaaataatgaaaattcctTTTAGAAAATTAATTCGTATAAAATAAGGAGAATTGGGTCCCAAAGCCCTACCTTGTTTATGATTGCAAACGATAGTCAGGAATACTTGAACCgaagttataaaaattctggtgaaagtctaaatcagtaaaaataatatttttatttaagacatattaaggcaaattttgggctgtgcaacatttcagcccaaaacgtcagggcCATATTtcaactgtcaaaggttgagtcaagtgccctgcggtgttttgatagtgcgtttgaatcatattattccgtacgtcaaacaagaccgaaaatgtcgtggaagcatttttcatctatttttaaatttcaaattaaacaatgttcctttcgatttttgagtcaaATGGAAAACTGTTCATCATCCTGAACTTCATCGttctctgaaaaaaaattgaatatcgattcttcattttagggcccaaaaaatcgtgtaaaataaaCAGAATTTCCCATTAATAGTCCGaggaatttatcataaaatttcaagagaattgaaattggaaattcttttcaaattatcttggaaatttataataatttcagCATGGGCAGTAAAGAAATTCCCCCAAAATTTAAACgagaaatttatatttatttccacAAAATTATTTCTAAGTTCTTGCAGGAAAATCATCTGAACTCCTACAAAGAATTCATGTTTATTTCCACAAGGAATCTGTCTAAATTTGTCTGCCTTTCTGtctttcaaatacaaatccggAGTATCATTTGTATTTGGAAGTTGAGGGATGTGTCTTTTGATTTTCCATGTACAacatttttacgaaaattttcacaggaaattagtttcattttctcagaaaatttcttttagtttccatagaaaattcttacgaatgtcgacaagaaattgaaattgttttggagttaaatggatatttctcagaatagccaccgcaaattatttttatttgttcaggagaatattctgaaaaaaaaatcagaggaatttcctaaaaaaaaccgCCAGAGTTTTTATTAAAGACTCAGTAAAAAGTTCAGGGTAAACTTGTTACAGTTCCGTgttgaattcttccttgaattcctttgatattttttcaagaaatatttttgggCACTTTTTCAGTATTTTAACTGGGAAtccctctaagaatttctccagtaaatatatctctggaattctttctgaaatttcccatgaagttcctccaggaattcgtccagcaatttcttaagagatttttcagaaaatttctccagagttTCCTTTGGAAGTACCTCTGGCagctcctccataagttcgtccagaaatttctccgttagatcctccaagaattcaagaattctgtcggaaattcctttagtcgctccttcagaaattcctcagttTGTTTCTTTCACGACTTTCTCCAGCAGatctttcaggaattgctctcgaagctcctgcaggcattcgttcggaaattcctctaaaaatcctttcggaagtttctccaggaattcctcttgatgatGCTCCgagaatgttgccgaaagattctccaataatACCTCTTGAACTATACTCTGGAATTTCTCTGATATTTCCTCCAGTaattatttcggaaattcatgCGCAATATTCCTGAGCAATacatcaggaagttcctccaaaaagttatccagaagttcttccggaagattcTTCAGACCCTTCAGAAACCCTTTCAGTAATTCCCAgtaaaatccttcaggaagtcctcaggaaaatcctccaggaattcttcagaaaaatccttaagtaattcttccagaaaatccctccggaatttctcctgtaatacctccggaagttccattagcatttcatccggaagttctttcagaaatttttctgaaagttccttcagaaaatcctttggatgttccaacagcaattcctccggaaattccttcagggattcctttagaaagtctccgaaaaatccatcaggaatttatcctgaagtttctccagaaattcttccggaaatttcatcATAAAATCTTATGcaagtttcttcaggtattttacggtgaattgtttcgaatcgCTACAGccaattcttcaaaaataaattcagaagaattccacaaggaaattcagttagaaaaatccgttggaattatatttaaagACTCATTAGAAAATCCAAGGGAAAGTCATTTCCCTTACTCATGaagatttaaaagaatattctcttgaattctaacaatttatAATTGTGTAAAAATAAACGATACATAAAACAAGGAGATGATTGAAATAACAAATCtattggattttaaaattttttcactgataatcataattttgatattgaagacatttgaagacatttttactcaactgtgaagacatttgaaaatatcccctgGCATCCCTGCTTGGCGGGCATAGATACGCCTTCAGCTGtggaaatgccaatagaatacTGTGTTGAAAAGCAAGTCAAATTCCAATTTGAATTAAGAGAGAAGAAATTTTTGTGAGAAATAACCTTTTGTCCCTCCGACCTtgtgtctttcgaccttttctcATAGATtcgttgtgagccgctcctaacatggagaacagacgctcagaaAGATTTGCAACTCCGGAGAGTTGCCAAACGTGGAGTttctgccgccattttgttttcgagtagaccataattgcaccaaaagcaactgtgttttaattgctaattgcgaatcattacataagataagcggaatacaaatcggagagatcgcttctcaaggtgcgtattgaactatttacagtggtagttgtTAGAGATACTTTTTTGCTGGGGACTATCGTCTACCCTTGTCGTGACCTCAGGGTCGTTTTTCTGAATGCTCTTGGGAGAAATTGGAGGGCGGAAATACTTCCCTTAAATTTAACCGACAAGGTGAACCAAACGatatggaaatagatttgatATAAAAACAGGTGCAATCAATGAAGATAAGCGATAGAACATTTGATTAAAAAACAGGACATAACTTCTAAATGGACAAGACTAAAGCAATTTAAAATATAGTTCAAtgattcattttaattttcaaatatacATTGTGCACGCACAAAGGAGAGGTATAGGATACATGAGTACACACCTTTAAACATTTCCATCGCCGTGCGAGGCACCCTTGGCCGAATAACGGACACCCTGACAGCCGGGACTAGCGTCGGCTGGAGTCGGTTTCTGACGTTTCATTCTGCAACTTTCTTCAGGCTTGGGTCGAGTAGCGTTCGTCCGGACTTCGTGGGCCGTATGTCTGTCAGCCTCGCCGTCGATCAGTCGATCTGTAAACCGAAACCCTTCCGGTATTGAACAGGTCTTGCGAGCGTCACAGGGAAGTCACGAAATTGCACAGCAGCGTCGACGCGTCTCGTGCAAACGGGAATCCGGTAGACCACGGTACTGGAAATATCCGGCGTCTTCACCAACCCGAAATCACTGTTAGCGTTCGCCTTTGAAGGATCTGGCTGAGTTGCAAGCCAACAGGAGGGGAGCGGAACCGAGGGCTCTTATTGTCACCACACTTGACTCACGGAACCGCACAAAAATGCTGAGATTCCTTTCGTCGGATCGTCTTCGAGGCCGGGACACACTTCCACTTCTTCGATCGGCCGGTGTAATTTGGCGCTCCGAAGCCACGCGTTCACACTTCCGAAACAAAATGGATACTTTAACTGGTCCCTCCAAGAGAGCTCGTCGACTCGTTGTCCGGTAGTTTTTACCGGTCGTccgtgatggtggtggtggtcgACGATCAGTGATGCAGTGGTAGTGAACTGTCGCATTGACAGTCGATGTCAACGGTGCGTTACGGGTGTGTTTCAGGATGGGTGTAGGGATGTGCAGGATGATTTCCGTATTTCAATATTCGATGTTTTAGTGTTCAgttttattttgattcaattccGTTACTTTTAAGTTCATTCCTAGTAATATAATTTTAGAGCAATAATAACTAGTAGTTTATGTAAAAAGTAAGTaaaattttttgaataattaattATGTATAGTAAATTTAGGTAAATTTCTAATGTAAGCAATTTGGCAGGTTACATTCATCCCCCACCTcgagtaaaaaaaattaatatttttttttttagcataGCATACCacatgtgattgtacaaatcgtgggtggctatcttcttcttcttcttcttcttcttattggcattacatccccacactgggacagagccgcctcgcagcttagtgttcattaagcacttccacagttattaactgcgaggtttctaagccaagttaccatttttgcattcgtatatcatgaggctaacacgatgatacttttatgcccagggaagtcgagacaatttccaagccgaaaattgcctagaccggcaccgggaatcgaacccagccaccctcagcatggtcttgctttgtagccgcgcgtcttaccgcacggctaaggagggcccctggtggggtggctatacaatgctcaattgagcaatctactgtatattgtcgcaaattggtacttggtctcatcgctaaacaaaggaatacagcaccaaattcgtcgcttctttttgtcaacatgcgtactcacagctgaaaaaaaatcacaaaaataataaacaaaccaaattcctttccattgctttgtttttgatgggatggaaataggagctatgagatgaagtggcgaaccgttctcCTATATGACTGGGAAAAATAAAACAGGTGTAtgtactcctagctactagctcatctattttcaagcacacacatttttcgAAGGTCGATGAAGGCAccttcaccgctaggtggattaatctggggttttcataataaattttttccaacggagaaattctttggaatttccacagaaaagtCTTCTGAGCTAActcaaaaattctccaaaatttaCACGGAAAATTTAAGGAATATCAATAGGAAAATTCTGATGCCatgaaactaaactaaactcgtacaattccatttaattccaccacgttgttatcttttcagatacgtatttctacTTCAACTGCCTGTACCTAACCTAATCCTATACTCCATCTATACTTAGGCCCAGGATAGATGTCGTCTGTTGGAGAATGCATTGCTTCCTTCTAAGAGGGTGTGATGAGTTCCAAATCATTATCTTTGGAAACGGATGGAAGTGATTCTACTGTCATGTAATGGTCTAAGGCTGGTACCACTTAAAATTTTTTGCGAGTAACGTTAATGATAAAGCAACATGCATAAACTAACTAACGTGAAACTCAAACCAGCTTCCTTATACAATTCGATGATTGAATGAGCATATTTTTTTGCCATGATACCATCGGTACTCGATTGATATTGAACGAATGTTTTTCAAAGCAAGTAAGGCCTATTGGTTTGACACGCGGTTCTAGTGAGGCTTCTTCGAATGATGGCGGAGCTAGTCAAAATTGCGTTTCATGTTTGCCCCAATACAATACCCAACCGGCAATCGTCCACGTGCCACTGGCGGAACGTGCCGATACTTAAGTTGAAGCTTTAGCATTGCGGTGCAGTAAAAATTCCTTTCGTCCGATAAGTTTCGGGAAATTGACTTTGAATGATATTGTGCACTGCGCGTTTGTGGAAAAccaaataaacaattatttaagaTCACATTGCtctggaaaaatattattttttagagTCGTAAATTCAGTGGAATGTAAGTTGATCCACTGACTATCGACTGCCTACTCAAAGCAATCTACATTATGACAAACTACGAACCATTTTGAATGCGAATTTTTGCTCTAGATCTTCATTCAAACTATGTGTAGACTAACTAGTTTTTAATCGACAACTTTTGGCCACATCATCGATAGTTGGGTTTCAAGGATTTCTATATACTTCTTCATTGATTAGACTCTAATACTAATCGCCATATTAAAAAAACTGTTCGCCATTTTCACAATGTTTGCTTAAATACGGAAGTTCAACTTGAGCAATCATAGCTATTCGATGTGTTTCTGAGTAGTAATTACTATTAATAGGTATTTGTATCCATGTTGAATCAACGTAAACTTATTTCGAATGTTAATTATTCAGTTTCAAACAGTACCCACAATTTTCTGCGCAATATTTTATCACTAGCATCAAAAACCCACGATGAAAGAAACCCACCCATTCTGCGAGTTCCACCTCCCGGATTGACCTACTTCAGCCCACTCGTACCTGTgatcgttgttttttttttttgtcaagacGACGTATGCGGTACAACGTGGTCTCTGATTTTCCCAGCCGCCCGCGCCTTGGCAACCCATCACCATTCAAAGCAAAGCATAGAAAACGCGCCACAATACAATCGGCCTGAACgacgtgaaaaaaaaaaccgtgaaAGACGACGGAAATAGGAATTTCCAACGGATTGTCCCGCGTGTGCTGGCTGGCCGTCTTGGCGGAAGAAACTCTGCCAGCACGTGGCAATGCGCGCGCGTTGTCATCCCGTGTGCAGCAGCGTTCTTCAGCGCCGGGGTCATTCTCTTTCAGAAGGCAACTGTCGAGTGGCATGGGCAAGCTTCATATTTTGCCATGTCCTGCTGATGTTGCTCTTGTTGATTATGGTGTGACTACTTTCTTGCTGGATGTGTAGGATGAGcacttgttttgttttgatttctgcTGCTGGTTCCTCGAGGCTACAGATGATAGCCGCACCCCCACCATCGACCTCAGCTAAGCAGCATATCCTGCAGACGTGTCCCTTCTGTACGCGAGCCACACGGCGTGGCATCATGCCTCGCAATTCAAACAAATGACGACTCATAAACCGAAAGCAAGGAGCACAAACCATCCGGCAACCGAGAAGAGTGATGAAGATTTTTTCTGATATGATGTGTTCTATAAATAGTCTCACTTTCGGAATGCATAATTGCCCATCAGGGTGGAGGCGGAGGTCGCCAAACGGAGTCTCACAAGTAAAGTCTTGTATTTTGTAAGCAGGAAACCGCCATTCGAAGGCAGAAGGGATGGTAAATTGTTTTTCTAGTCATTGCTTATGCATATCGTGGtcgtttgtttcaattttgccaTCAGTTTGTTTTGCTCGTCATGGAAGCAAAACATTTTTCACAATGTAATACCCAGTACTAAATAATTTCGCTGCGTATATTTGTTTTGACATTGAGGAGATCATTTGCTTGTCGGTTTGGGAAATGTTTGGTTTGCAAATGGCTGCCAATTATTTTCGAGAAACCTCAATCCTTCATAGACCAGACAAGTCGACGGTTAACATAACTTTTGATGCATTGTAAATTTCGACATGGGTCTTTGTCAGTTGAAACATTATACCATTTTCGGCTATTAAcatgtcaaaaacaaaaaaattagttgtgccagtattgcacgaaaccgttGATGTGTTGAATCATATGTTGTGGTTGCAGTCTCCCAACCCGACAATTTAagcaagttcagttcaatcaaaggtaattgcctatttccggggattaaaccacccgacttggacgttaatttacaatgttatgaaaactcatatgtgaatatgtacgttatgtggaagatattgatttgaaaaatgtattggaggtaaccactttcccttcgatgggactcgaacccatgaccctacagtacgctagactggtgctttaaccaactaagctacgaaggacctccgtcggccttcgcaacctagcggctactgaacgagctcgagattcccaaattggacgcatagtcaaatcactcgcaatccatttatcaagccaatacttccacatgtgtattgtacacgtccacattagaggagcgtgagtatttagaatgtctggcggctatacacattcttcatcagcaacggtactgatcaagtgaggttgtgtaagctatttgccagtcggtcgtcaagctcagacccgaccgcattgcgtaggcaagagcacgcaactcaagttcagttcaatcaaaggtaattgcctatttccggg comes from Armigeres subalbatus isolate Guangzhou_Male chromosome 2, GZ_Asu_2, whole genome shotgun sequence and encodes:
- the LOC134214768 gene encoding uncharacterized protein LOC134214768 codes for the protein MLTCEKMDNNNLSPNTGITTGAGINNNNSSENIYIDIPTPSTRSVSPLSSSSPGKDKSFGFFHNIYRKISLKSSEEITSAREIDSRSSSVDSCSSLSDRLQEPPKQRRSSPCVKLSEQITTLDTSGTSSDSVNNSDKPRRTTRRSSVRKLLESLSIGTPTRVRSLSCSSTSVNLHSSQKCLKQKAESKASLFSSNSTSVSTTTNSKPPPKKILRRPVSYTYIRGISGLPTQRVPRSSICCNYYSR